TATTTGCGTGTCTTTACCATGACTCGCTCCATTGCTTGGCATTAATATATCTCCTGTATCAGTTGTTTCGATAACATAATTATGAATTTATCTTGACTTTTCTAAAGTGCCTAAAATTGCTAAACTTTAGAATCCTACACAGATTTCTGAAGTAATATGTATAAATTTTAACATATAAAAAATCTAATGCCTAGCAAAAGCAACAATTTTTGGCTCAAAATTCTCATATTTCTGGATAACCATCCAAATACAAGGTTCACGCATTCCATCATTTTTACGTAGATGGTTTTCCAATAGTGAATAAAAAATATTTTTTGAGGAGTTCGGGGAAATGAACGCTTCTAATACCAAAAATCCTTATTTCTAAGTCTTTTGAGCCTTTACCTAACTGGCTAGTACAGCGTAACCCTGTTTTGTCACTCTGGGGAAAAAAAATCAAAGCCAAATTTTGAACTGTAGATAGAACGGGCATTTGAGCGTTTATTTTCTAACACAATGGCTGAAATCATGGTTTTTTGCTAAAAGTCTTATGCTGTAAGCGTTCCAGATTATTCTCTCCCTAAATTGATAAAAGAGGGGCAACAGCGATGTAGCTTCGGGGAAAGAGGCTTTGGTAAATTAGCTACAACCAATTCTCTAAAACGAGGCGACAGATAATTTGCTGGATTTGAGAGAAAAGGTATAACGACAACAAATAAGAAGAAATTACGATGCTTTCCAAGGTTCAAAAAAAAGTCTCAATTCTTACTTTAGCAACTAGTTTATTGTGCATATTAGGCATGATCTTAATGTCACCTGTAGCTTTGGCTAATCCTTTAGATACAGTAGTCTACGAAAATTGCTTTTATCACGGGCATCAATATTCTCCAGGATCAAAGATCACCGTGGACGGTAGAGAATTGACATGTCAAAGTAACGGTACATGGTTCTAAGTAGGTAGCTACCTAATTGGGAGTCCGATATTTAACTCAATAAAGAGGAATCATACGGACTCCTCTTCTTTGATTTCTACTGTTAGTAAAGACAAAATAAAAGTAATGATGAAGAAACAACTTCTTACAATCGTGCTGTTCACTATTATTTTCATGCACCTAGAATATTTTTCGCCTCAACAGGCTCTGGCTCAAGGTTTTATCTTTAATCCAAAGTTAGATTTTAGTCCAAAGTTGGAAACTCATAAAACCTTCAATGACAATGACACTTTCAATAGTGATAATCACGGGGAAGTTTATAATACAAAATGTAGTCCATTTTCTCAATGCTATATTACAATTCAGACTCCTTCTTCAAAAAAGACTGACGGATTGATGACAATATCACAAGCTGAGAATTCAAGTAGCTCATGGTACAAACTATATAAGAATTTTGTAATTTTCAGTATTAATGCAGGAGCGACAACAGTACTTTTGTGTATTATTCTATTGTTCTTCGGTTTCCTTTCATCCAACTGAATTGCCTAATAATATGAGAATTAGATTTTTTTAGTATTTAACAGAAATACTTAGCACTTGTGACATAAAACTTTAAATCAACACAACATTATTATAGGCTTTAATCTAGCCCTGTTTTAATTATGAATTTCCTTCTGACTACACTATTGATTATATTAGCTCTACTCCTGCTACCATCGCTACATATGGGAATAGTATCGGGTGTTTCAATTACAGTAGCAAATATTGTTGAAGCTACTTATGAAATTGGCAATATAATTGGATGCTTTGTAATATTAATAGGAATTTTTTTTGTAATTATGTATTTATACGAATTAAGTTTGACTCCTACGCAAAAGGTAATTAGACATCTACCTAATATTAATGATCAAGATATAAGGCCCCAAAAGTATTTTAATTTTTCAGGTGAGCAACAAATATTCAAAATTTCTGATGGAAATATTCTGGCGTATTTTGTCACAGAATATTCTCATTGTTTATTCTTTAAAGAACGCAAAAAATTCTTGTTTGTTATAAATTCTAATGGTATGCTACTATATGGCGCAGCTTCATCGGCAAAGCTTAATGCGTTTGATCAAGCCCTTGAGCAAATTAAAAGTAAGGATCTGGTTTCAACAGTATAGCTGCACTCTCATATACTCTTTAGTTCAGTGTAGCTAACAAAAATTTATATCAGAACTATTGCTTATAATCTATGACTTACTGGTAAAGGTCGCTGGAGTAAAACTTCGCGGTATAACTGTTCCAAGTGAGTAATATTATCAGTGAGGGTATAGCGTTCTAGGACACGATTTCTGGCTTTCTGTCCTAATACAGTTGTTAACTCAGGATGGTCTTGGAATAGTGGTAAGAGAGTTTTTAATTGTGATCGCACTATCTTAGTATTTAAAACTACCCCGGTCTACAGCGACCATCTCACCATATCCTAACGATAAAATAATAAATAATTTAACGCCAATATAAACAATGACCATTAAAGAACAGATTACCCAAGAATTAGATAAATTATCTGAACCTTTATTGCAAGAAATTTTAGACTTTATTCAATTTTTGCAAGCAAAACGCCAAGAAGTTGGCATATCTTCAGATAAACAACCTGCTCAAACACCTACACCGGAACATAATTTAACAGGTTCTACTGCCCAAGATTTATTAGAATTTGCAGGAAGTTGGGAAGGTTCAGACATTAGAGAATGTCTGCAACTAGTTCATGAAAGTCGTATGCCACTGGAATTTTAATTGTGTATCTACTTGACACTAATCACTGTTCCTTCCTAATGGAAGGTGTGCCTAGCGTTGTAAATCACTTGCGTTCCCTTGGGCAAGTACAATTGGCAACGAGTGTTATTGTGGCTGGGGAGTTGCGCTTTATGGCGCAAAATTCCCAAGAAAAAGCTGCTAATTTAATCAAAATAAATTTATTTCTGCGCCGAATTAACCTATATGGAATCGACAAAGAAACAACAGAAATATACGGTGATTTTAAATCGGAAATTATTAAGCAATTTGCTGGCAAAGACAAAAATAAACGTAAAACAACTAAACTACATACTATTGGCATTAGTGAAAATGACCTTTGGATAGCTGCAACCGCTATACGCCATTCACTAATTATTGTTTCTTGTGATAGTGACTTTGAACGAATGCGACAAGTAAGAGAGTTTTCTTTGCAAAGTTGGGTTTAAATTAAGTAATATAAAAATTAGTATAGCTGCACTTTTTCATAATTTCAGATGCAGTGCAGCTAACCAAAATTTACATCAGAACTCTTGCTTATAATCTATGACTTACTGGTAAAGGTCGCTGGAGTAAAACTTCGCGATACAACTGTTCCAACTGAGTAATATTATCAGTGAGGGTATAGCGTTCTAGGACACGATTTCTCGCTTTCTGCCCTAATACAGTTGTTAACTCAGGATGGTCTTGGAATAGTGGTAAGAGGGTTTTTAATTGCGATCGCACTGTCTTGGTATTTAAAACTACCCCTGCACCTTTCTCCAATACTTCCCCATCTGCACCCACGTCTGTAGCTAAACAAGCCAGTCCAGATGACATTGCTTCTAAGAGAGATAAAGATAGCCCCTCTACCAACGAAGGTAAAATAAATACATCTGCTCCCCGTAAAATCTCGACGCGTCTGTCTTCATCGGCAATAAATCCTAGCCAGATAATGCCTTCCTCTGTACCATAAAACGGCTGTAAAGAAGGCTTCAAAGGCCCATCGCCAACAATCAACAACTTGCTATCGGGTTCCATGTCTGACTGCTTCCAAGCACGTAGCAGAGATTCGACATTCTTTTCCGGTGCTATCCGACCTTGATAGACAAATAAGCGTTCGGCTTGAAATTCTGCTTTGATTTGAGAAGGGCCAGGAGAATATTTAGTAATATCGACTCCGTTGGGAATCACAGCCACATTTTCTTCCCGCACACCCATCCGCGCTAATAACTCTCGCTGAATTTGGGAAAAGACAATGACGCGATCGTAGTTAACTAAAAAAGGTGCGTACAGCTGATAGGCCAAAAGCTGCGTTCCGGAGATGAGTTTTGCCCCCTTACCTGCAAATGGTGTGTGGAATGTAGCAATTAAGGGCAAATTCAGTTGCTCGCAAATTTCTGGAAGAATAAAGTCCAGAGGAGATAAAGTCAAAGAAGCGTGGACGATATCTGGTTTAATTTGCCGCAACGAATCAGTTAATACTTTCGTTGCTTTAAAAGTGGGAATTGTGTAAACCTGGGACTTATAAATGAAGGGTAAGGGAACTTCTTGGAATTTTGGCCAGTTATCAGGTTCAGATTCTTCTTGGGCAAAGTGGAGAAAGCTAACTTCATGCCCTCGATCTAGCAAGGCATTTGTAATTTCTCGACTGTAAGTGACATTGCCACAAAATGGTGATTTTTTTCCAATCCAGGCTATACGCATTCTTTATTCAGTTATAAGAACAGCGGGTTTGATATTTAATTTTATTTCCTTTTGGTATTGCCTTTACCCTGCGATCGTTACTGGCTTTTTACTTATCATAAAACTCTATATCTTAATTTCCAAAAAAGAGCCAGTTCTATGCTTAATTGAATTAGTTATTCTACTTAATCAGCTTTGAATAAACAGGAGTTAATAACAACTGATTTAGCCAGGAATACTAAAGATCCCTAGCAAAGCTTATGGTGAATGATTGCTGAAATCAGTCTATCACGAAAAATCCAGCTTTCAGTAAATCATCAATTATGTCAAGGTAATGATGAATTGCTGCTTTGATTGGATGACTATCTATGAGATGTATACCAGGTGAAAATACCGCCAAAAAAGACAATTACAGCTAATGCTAAAAAGACTGCCTGTAATCCAATAAAGGTTTCTGCAACGCCAGCCAATGCCAAGGGTAATGAAAGGGCGATATTAATCACATTGTTTTGCAGACCAAAGACTTTACCCCGCATTTCTGCCGGGGTTTCTGTTTGAATTGCAGTTTGCATAGGGATTCCTACTAATGCGCCAAACACACCCAAAAGTGCTACTAACAAAAGGACAATCCATAGCTGTGTTGTGAATATGGATAAACCAATTAGCGAAGCTGCCATACCTATACAACCACACAGACTTAACCCAGTGTAAGAGAAGCGTTGACCAAATTGACCCAAAATTGTTGCCCCAGCCGCAATACCAACACCACCAGCTGCTAATAAAAAGCCAAATTGAGATGCTTTCAAGTTAGGAATTATTTCTGCCATCCGTACAGCTAAAACAGTTAATGCGGCAAAGATGGAAAACAAAATGATTAGTTGCACTAAAGCACTACGGACACGATGATTATCTTTGAGATAGCGCAGTCCATCACGCAGATCGGAGAAAACATGAGGAAATTCTGTTGCTGAATCGTGGGGTTTTTCGTTAGTGACAAGAAAACCTAAAATTAGCCCAGCGATCGCATAACTACCACCTACGACAATTTCTTTACCCAATCCGCCACTTGCACCTAGTTGCAACCAAAGTCGATCGGCGATCGCTAACAGTGGTTCCCCGACAGCAAAACCCACAATGACTGATGCCATCATTGTGGTTGTATATAAGGAGTTAGCCGAGAGTAAATGCTGCTCTTCCACCACCAAGGGAATGGCTGTTTGTTCTGCTGGCGCAAAAAACTGTGTGAGGGTGGAGACTAAAAAAGTTACGCCCAAAATGATCAAAAAACCTACTGGCAACATTCCTATTGGTTTCCAATCATGGGTCAACCATAAAAGTAAAGGAATAGCCAAAACCAAAATTCCCCGCCAAACATTCGTAGCTACTAACACCGTCTTTTTTGACCAGCGATCCACAAACACGCCAGCTACAGAACCAAATAGCACGGCGGGAATAGTAAAAGCCATCATTAAAGCTGATACCCAACCACTAATGCTTTGATGACTGGCTTGAAACTGAGTGT
The genomic region above belongs to Calothrix sp. NIES-2098 and contains:
- a CDS encoding group 1 glycosyl transferase, translating into MRSQLKTLLPLFQDHPELTTVLGQKARNRVLERYTLTDNITHLEQLYREVLLQRPLPVSHRL
- a CDS encoding putative PilT protein: MEGVPSVVNHLRSLGQVQLATSVIVAGELRFMAQNSQEKAANLIKINLFLRRINLYGIDKETTEIYGDFKSEIIKQFAGKDKNKRKTTKLHTIGISENDLWIAATAIRHSLIIVSCDSDFERMRQVREFSLQSWV
- a CDS encoding group 1 glycosyl transferase translates to MRIAWIGKKSPFCGNVTYSREITNALLDRGHEVSFLHFAQEESEPDNWPKFQEVPLPFIYKSQVYTIPTFKATKVLTDSLRQIKPDIVHASLTLSPLDFILPEICEQLNLPLIATFHTPFAGKGAKLISGTQLLAYQLYAPFLVNYDRVIVFSQIQRELLARMGVREENVAVIPNGVDITKYSPGPSQIKAEFQAERLFVYQGRIAPEKNVESLLRAWKQSDMEPDSKLLIVGDGPLKPSLQPFYGTEEGIIWLGFIADEDRRVEILRGADVFILPSLVEGLSLSLLEAMSSGLACLATDVGADGEVLEKGAGVVLNTKTVRSQLKTLLPLFQDHPELTTVLGQKARNRVLERYTLTDNITQLEQLYREVLLQRPLPVSHRL
- a CDS encoding major facilitator superfamily MFS_1 produces the protein MMQPSDLDTKILPLSPSYAKKQNRASDSTTPSHLSAVPKSRPSQINNHEMFSKDISQNHQNWTAEKSNSQATETPDTHSADKSTKTEANGQAAITSENELLGVNGSDSGKDDRSSDVPQKGFLPVLKNPNFLALWGGQVFCQLADKVYLVLMIALINTQFQASHQSISGWVSALMMAFTIPAVLFGSVAGVFVDRWSKKTVLVATNVWRGILVLAIPLLLWLTHDWKPIGMLPVGFLIILGVTFLVSTLTQFFAPAEQTAIPLVVEEQHLLSANSLYTTTMMASVIVGFAVGEPLLAIADRLWLQLGASGGLGKEIVVGGSYAIAGLILGFLVTNEKPHDSATEFPHVFSDLRDGLRYLKDNHRVRSALVQLIILFSIFAALTVLAVRMAEIIPNLKASQFGFLLAAGGVGIAAGATILGQFGQRFSYTGLSLCGCIGMAASLIGLSIFTTQLWIVLLLVALLGVFGALVGIPMQTAIQTETPAEMRGKVFGLQNNVINIALSLPLALAGVAETFIGLQAVFLALAVIVFFGGIFTWYTSHR